One region of Natrinema salaciae genomic DNA includes:
- a CDS encoding universal stress protein — protein sequence MTFVVPFDGSELAEAALVRAVEYGTALDEDVTAISVVPERKRYAREKGWIDEGEEYDVASVVDSLRERVRTLAPNVSFEYERIREFPPEAQLADHIERLAREHDPSVVFLGSENVGRVVTPLTSVGVHVAAEETYDVFIVRQPGPPNVDALEPHADFYRTDDATEG from the coding sequence ATGACGTTCGTCGTCCCATTCGACGGCTCGGAACTCGCGGAAGCCGCCCTCGTCAGGGCGGTCGAGTACGGCACCGCCCTCGACGAAGACGTCACTGCTATCTCCGTCGTCCCGGAACGAAAGCGGTACGCACGCGAGAAAGGGTGGATCGACGAGGGCGAGGAGTACGACGTCGCGTCGGTCGTCGACTCCCTTCGCGAACGGGTTCGGACCCTCGCTCCGAACGTCTCGTTCGAATACGAACGCATCCGGGAGTTTCCACCGGAAGCGCAACTCGCCGACCACATCGAACGACTGGCCAGGGAACACGATCCGAGCGTCGTGTTCCTCGGCAGCGAGAACGTCGGCCGCGTCGTGACCCCGCTGACGAGCGTCGGCGTCCACGTCGCCGCAGAGGAGACCTACGACGTCTTCATCGTCCGACAGCCCGGCCCGCCCAACGTCGACGCACTCGAGCCCCACGCCGACTTCTACCGGACTGACGACGCGACCGAGGGGTGA
- a CDS encoding class I SAM-dependent methyltransferase gives MPKSEPFERYADRYDDWFEAHPDAYRSEVEALRRLLAQPGFGLEIGVGSGRFASPLGIQVGIDPANEMLGRARDRGVDVVRGVAEALPFPAETFDTALIVTTICFVDDSSRTVAEARRVLRPGGSLVIGYIDEDSPVGRRYREEAADNPFYRDAEFVSTGELVDELEAAGFADFEFVQTIYRWPADIDDPEPVDEGYGEGSFVGIEAVR, from the coding sequence ATGCCGAAATCGGAACCGTTCGAGCGATACGCGGACCGATACGACGACTGGTTCGAGGCACATCCGGACGCCTATCGATCCGAAGTCGAAGCGCTTCGGCGACTGCTCGCCCAACCCGGGTTCGGACTCGAGATCGGCGTCGGGAGCGGCCGGTTCGCGTCGCCCCTCGGAATTCAGGTCGGTATCGACCCCGCCAACGAGATGCTCGGCCGGGCTCGAGACCGCGGCGTCGACGTCGTCAGGGGAGTCGCCGAAGCGCTCCCGTTCCCGGCGGAAACGTTCGACACCGCGCTGATCGTGACGACGATCTGCTTCGTCGACGATAGCTCTCGAACGGTCGCCGAAGCTCGGCGGGTGCTGCGTCCTGGCGGCTCGCTCGTCATCGGATACATCGACGAAGACAGCCCCGTCGGACGACGCTATCGGGAGGAAGCGGCCGACAATCCGTTCTATCGAGACGCGGAGTTCGTCTCGACGGGGGAACTCGTCGACGAACTCGAGGCCGCGGGATTCGCCGACTTTGAGTTCGTTCAAACGATCTACCGGTGGCCGGCGGACATCGACGACCCCGAACCGGTCGACGAGGGATACGGCGAGGGCTCGTTCGTCGGAATCGAGGCGGTTCGATAG